The region GGCCAGATCTCCCTCCTGCGGGATGCGGATGGTGATGGGAAACCGGAGCTACAAACGGTGTTTGCGGTGGGGCTGAACCAGCCCTTTGGTCTTGCCTTTTATCCACCGGGGCCGGAGCCCACGCACCTTTACATCGGTAACACGGATGCGGTGGTAAGGTTGCCTTACCGCAACGGGCAGACGGAGGCCGAAGGCAAGCCTGATAAGCTGGTGGAACTCTCAGAGGGAGGTCAACTGACGGGTGGGGGCCACTGGACGCGAGACATTGTCTTTTCCAAGGATGGAAAGAAGCTTTTTATCGCAATCGGTTCTAAATCGAATGTGGACTGGAATAAGGAGGAGGAAGAGCGCGCGCGGATCTTTGAGACGGGTCCGGAGGGGCAGGACAAACGTGTGTATGCCTGGGGTATTCGGAATCCTGTGGGGCTCGCGATCCATCCTGTCACCGGCGAATTGTGGGCTTCCGTCAATGAACGAGATGAACTTGGGGATAATCTGGTGCCAGATTACGTCACGAAGGTGAAGGAGGGAGGTTTCTATGGCTGGCCGTGGTATTACATGGGCGGTCACCAGGATCCTCGACATCAAGGGGCGAAGCCGGAATTGAAAGAAAAAGTCCTGACTCCAGACGTGATTTTACAAGCTCATTCGGCGTCTCTGGATATGACTTTTTACGATGGGAAACAGTTTCCTGCTGCGTATCGTCAAGACGGCTTCGCGGCAGAGCATGGCTCCTGGAACCGCAGCCGTCGGACGGGTTACAAGGTGGTGCAAATTCCAGTTAAGGAAGGAAAAGCCACAGGCGAGTACGTGGACTTTTTGACGGGTTTTGTGACGCCCGACGGGGATGTCTGGGGGCGACCTGTCGGGGTAACTGTGGCCAAAGATGGTGCCTTACTGGTCAGCGATGATACGGGCGATTGCCTGTGGCGTGTGGCCTATGAGAGTGCAGGAAACAGGTGAGTGAGATGGAACACATCCTGTCACCCCCACCCACGGAATAACAAAATGTGTGGCCACTCTGCGCTCAGAGCGCAGGTGGCTACATCGCATCTTTAAAAACCGAGTCCTGGAGGGAGGCCCAGGCCGCCCGTCATTTTGCTCATTTCGGCCGCCTGAGTGTCCTTTACTTTTTTCTGGACCTGCTGGACGGCGGAAAGGAGGAGGTCTTGGAGCATGTCCACATCTTCGGGATCCACCACTTCTTTGGCGATCTTGATGCTTTGGATATCGCCGTGACCATTGGCTGTGACGATGATTTTGCCGCCTGCGACAGTGGATT is a window of Prosthecobacter dejongeii DNA encoding:
- a CDS encoding PQQ-dependent sugar dehydrogenase encodes the protein MKTIQLLCFSSLAVIHGVSAQDAATPSLAEPGPPKLLTGNAAMGDWTTDAPGVRRHLRVGDLPEPNEKESAKNRPKEVKRPEGTWPKAPANFTVTQFATGLKKPRVIVTAPNGDIFVAESKAGQISLLRDADGDGKPELQTVFAVGLNQPFGLAFYPPGPEPTHLYIGNTDAVVRLPYRNGQTEAEGKPDKLVELSEGGQLTGGGHWTRDIVFSKDGKKLFIAIGSKSNVDWNKEEEERARIFETGPEGQDKRVYAWGIRNPVGLAIHPVTGELWASVNERDELGDNLVPDYVTKVKEGGFYGWPWYYMGGHQDPRHQGAKPELKEKVLTPDVILQAHSASLDMTFYDGKQFPAAYRQDGFAAEHGSWNRSRRTGYKVVQIPVKEGKATGEYVDFLTGFVTPDGDVWGRPVGVTVAKDGALLVSDDTGDCLWRVAYESAGNR
- a CDS encoding YbaB/EbfC family nucleoid-associated protein translates to MNIQKMMKQVQDMQSQMQKSQAQLATKSFESTVAGGKIIVTANGHGDIQSIKIAKEVVDPEDVDMLQDLLLSAVQQVQKKVKDTQAAEMSKMTGGLGLPPGLGF